The Thalassoglobus sp. JC818 genome includes a region encoding these proteins:
- a CDS encoding type VI secretion protein IcmF/TssM N-terminal domain-containing protein: MFSRLLSWFRWIFGVVPKSAVGSVVIFRIVHYTLVVLIALILGWFTPQIQQWTQLPVMGHGKLEWVNDYWCGIVFLLGYAIVRVILYLLEILGIEEEGEFSDIERPWREAIAELEAEGLPIDELPLFIINGLTPQQERSVFLEASGIDWQVISPSQNESKSPLRVYAYSEGIFVSCVGVGAVSCQQGKVVPVSEGGSPAAAPPSNIGNRTIVAGEISNIMDQAKAGTGTAKSVGQAPPSIPTGTAPSGRMPSAAMQPPARTGGTLRSIGSALAKATMTPGGMRAAMQSFSGGAAERKGYGKKQVAPIDAVESEVAQRRLDFFCELINESRFPYCPINGLLQVIPISWTTSTDQARKLAPAVRIDLETIHESLHLQFPVTVAFSELDSLPGLKEYMIRVERIQPGIRQSRAGSRFATGAVIDASSMDWLLDRSMNWFRGWTYTAFSADINAKDNLKLFHMLCSIRERRDAMTVLLRESFAQLTEPECRLAGCYFFATGEGATEQGFIRGVLDRMVETEGDVAWSPDLAHTISRKKTYSNLLIAASVVMGAVNAFLVYRLLGD, encoded by the coding sequence ATGTTTTCGAGGTTGCTTTCATGGTTTCGATGGATCTTCGGAGTGGTCCCGAAATCCGCTGTCGGATCAGTCGTCATCTTTCGAATTGTGCACTACACGCTCGTCGTGCTCATTGCACTCATTCTCGGCTGGTTCACACCCCAGATCCAGCAATGGACTCAATTGCCCGTCATGGGCCACGGCAAACTCGAGTGGGTCAACGACTACTGGTGCGGAATCGTATTCCTGCTTGGATACGCAATCGTTCGAGTCATCCTCTACCTGCTTGAAATTCTCGGAATCGAAGAAGAGGGCGAGTTTTCCGACATCGAACGCCCTTGGCGAGAAGCAATCGCTGAGCTCGAAGCAGAAGGTCTCCCCATCGATGAGCTTCCCCTGTTCATTATCAATGGACTGACTCCACAACAGGAACGAAGCGTTTTCCTGGAAGCATCCGGAATTGACTGGCAAGTCATTTCGCCATCGCAAAACGAATCAAAATCCCCGCTCCGCGTCTACGCGTATTCGGAAGGAATTTTCGTTTCATGCGTGGGAGTCGGTGCGGTGAGCTGTCAGCAGGGAAAAGTGGTTCCCGTCTCCGAAGGCGGGAGCCCAGCCGCTGCTCCTCCGTCGAACATCGGAAACCGAACGATCGTCGCAGGCGAAATCTCCAATATCATGGATCAGGCCAAAGCAGGCACCGGAACTGCGAAGTCTGTTGGACAAGCTCCACCATCGATTCCGACCGGCACTGCACCCAGCGGAAGGATGCCAAGCGCAGCCATGCAGCCTCCAGCACGCACAGGCGGAACACTCCGATCGATTGGATCAGCCCTGGCCAAAGCCACGATGACTCCTGGAGGAATGAGAGCAGCCATGCAATCTTTCTCAGGGGGCGCAGCGGAACGCAAGGGCTACGGCAAGAAACAAGTCGCTCCGATCGACGCTGTCGAATCAGAAGTCGCTCAGCGTCGTCTGGACTTCTTCTGCGAACTCATCAATGAATCTCGCTTTCCATATTGTCCGATCAATGGACTGTTGCAGGTGATCCCAATCTCCTGGACCACTTCGACTGATCAGGCTCGCAAGCTCGCACCAGCAGTCCGTATCGATCTCGAAACAATTCACGAATCGCTTCACCTGCAGTTTCCCGTCACAGTCGCTTTCTCCGAACTCGACTCCCTGCCGGGCCTGAAGGAATACATGATTCGCGTGGAACGGATTCAACCTGGAATTCGACAATCTCGAGCCGGCTCCCGCTTCGCCACAGGAGCAGTGATTGATGCCAGCAGCATGGACTGGTTGCTTGATCGCTCCATGAACTGGTTCCGGGGCTGGACATACACCGCGTTTTCCGCAGATATCAACGCGAAAGACAATCTTAAGCTGTTCCACATGTTGTGCTCGATCCGCGAACGCCGAGATGCAATGACTGTGCTCCTTCGAGAGAGTTTCGCACAGCTGACCGAGCCTGAATGCAGGCTGGCGGGGTGTTACTTCTTCGCAACCGGTGAAGGCGCAACCGAGCAGGGTTTCATCCGTGGCGTGCTTGACCGCATGGTCGAAACGGAAGGTGACGTCGCTTGGTCTCCCGATCTGGCCCACACCATCAGCCGCAAAAAAACTTACTCAAACCTGTTGATTGCTGCGTCAGTCGTGATGGGGGCAGTCAACGCATTCCTCGTTTATCGACTGCTTGGAGATTAG